In a single window of the Flavobacterium ammoniigenes genome:
- a CDS encoding adenylate kinase: MINIVLFGKPGAGKGTQAEFLKGKYNLTHLSTGDIFRFNIKNETELGKLAKTYMDKGDLVPDEVTIQMLQSEVDANPDSAGFLFDGFPRTIAQAGALDRFLESKGQQITATVALEADDEILVQRLLERGKTSGRPDDQDEEKIRNRYQEYNEKTAPLMGYYKEQGKFYAVDGIGSIAEITERLSAVIDNL; the protein is encoded by the coding sequence ATGATTAATATTGTTTTATTTGGGAAACCAGGTGCAGGAAAAGGAACGCAAGCCGAATTTTTAAAAGGGAAATACAATTTAACTCACCTGTCAACAGGGGATATTTTTAGATTCAATATCAAAAACGAAACGGAATTAGGAAAATTAGCCAAAACCTATATGGACAAAGGCGATTTAGTTCCTGATGAAGTGACAATCCAAATGTTGCAATCTGAAGTAGATGCTAATCCGGATTCAGCAGGTTTTTTATTTGATGGTTTTCCTAGAACGATTGCTCAAGCCGGTGCTTTGGATCGCTTTTTAGAATCAAAAGGACAACAAATTACAGCCACAGTGGCTTTGGAGGCTGATGATGAAATCTTGGTGCAACGTTTATTAGAAAGAGGAAAAACTTCGGGTAGACCAGACGATCAAGATGAAGAAAAAATTAGAAACCGTTACCAAGAATACAATGAAAAAACAGCTCCTTTGATGGGGTATTACAAAGAGCAAGGAAAGTTTTATGCTGTTGATGGCATTGGTTCTATCGCAGAAATCACAGAACGATTAAGTGCTGTAATCGATAATTTATAA
- a CDS encoding hemolysin family protein, translated as MEILIIFFLILLNGVFSMSEIALISSRKSRLETAAKKGSKSAKAALDLANSPNKFLSAVQIGITLIGILTGIYSGDKITEDVEYFVSGFEAITPYAHSVAVGIVVVVLTFFSLVLGELLPKRIGLNHPESIAKAMAMPMKVISIITAPFIWLLTTSTEFLLKILQIKPTADGKVTEEEIKAIIKEGTEVGEVQEIEQDIVERVFHIGDRKVNSLMTHRSSMVYLSMEDTLDEIKTKVLDELHSVYPVCEENLDEVVGVVFLKDLFANFEKGNFNLRSIAKEPSYFIEHTSAYKALENFKKTKVHYAFITDEYGVFQGIITLNDILEALVGDAADFDDDEYKLIANEDGSWLVDGQYSLHDFLTYFDMDELTTDYEVTTVSGFIITELGAIPKEGDKLIWNKLEFEAQKMDGVKIDKVLITTLKDL; from the coding sequence TTGGAAATACTCATTATATTTTTCTTAATTCTTTTGAATGGCGTTTTCTCTATGTCGGAAATCGCATTGATTTCTTCGCGAAAGAGCCGATTGGAAACGGCTGCTAAAAAAGGAAGTAAGAGTGCTAAGGCGGCATTAGATTTGGCCAATTCACCCAATAAATTTCTATCGGCAGTCCAAATTGGAATTACTCTTATCGGTATTTTGACTGGTATTTATAGTGGTGATAAAATTACCGAAGATGTTGAATATTTTGTAAGTGGATTTGAGGCCATTACTCCTTATGCGCATTCAGTTGCTGTGGGAATTGTAGTGGTAGTATTGACTTTCTTCTCTTTGGTTTTAGGCGAATTATTGCCTAAGCGCATCGGATTAAATCATCCAGAATCAATTGCCAAGGCCATGGCGATGCCCATGAAAGTCATCTCAATTATTACGGCGCCATTTATTTGGTTGTTAACTACTTCAACAGAATTTTTATTGAAAATTCTTCAGATCAAACCAACCGCAGACGGTAAAGTAACCGAGGAAGAAATTAAGGCTATTATTAAAGAAGGTACTGAAGTAGGTGAAGTTCAAGAAATCGAGCAAGACATTGTGGAGCGTGTGTTTCATATTGGTGATCGAAAAGTGAATTCCTTGATGACACATCGTAGCTCTATGGTCTATCTTTCTATGGAGGATACTTTAGACGAAATTAAGACAAAAGTGTTAGACGAATTGCATTCGGTTTATCCGGTTTGTGAAGAGAATTTAGACGAGGTTGTGGGTGTGGTATTTTTGAAGGATTTGTTTGCCAATTTTGAAAAAGGCAATTTTAATTTGCGTTCCATTGCCAAAGAACCTTCCTATTTTATTGAACATACTTCGGCTTATAAGGCACTAGAAAATTTCAAAAAAACTAAGGTGCATTATGCTTTTATTACAGATGAATACGGGGTTTTTCAAGGGATAATTACCTTGAATGATATTTTGGAAGCATTGGTAGGAGACGCGGCTGACTTTGATGACGATGAATATAAATTGATTGCCAATGAAGATGGATCTTGGTTAGTGGATGGGCAATATTCATTACACGATTTCTTGACCTATTTTGACATGGATGAGTTAACTACAGACTATGAAGTGACAACGGTGAGTGGATTTATTATCACCGAATTAGGTGCTATTCCAAAAGAAGGCGATAAGTTGATTTGGAATAAATTAGAGTTTGAAGCTCAAAAAATGGATGGTGTGAAGATTGATAAAGTATTAATCACCACACTGAAAGATTTATAA
- the obgE gene encoding GTPase ObgE, with protein sequence MTEGNFVDYVKIFVSSGKGGKGSTHLHREKFIEKGGPDGGDGGRGGHVYLVGNKGLWTLFHLKFARHVKAGHGGDGGGDRSTGADGDDKYIEVPLGTVVKDKETGEVLFEITEDGEKRILAQGGKGGLGNWHFRSSTNQTPRYAQPGLLGIEMDVILELKVLADVGLVGFPNAGKSTLLSVLTSAKPKIADYPFTTLKPNLGIVAYRDFQSFVIADIPGIIEGAAEGKGLGHYFLRHIERNSTLLFLVPVDTPDIKAEYDILVNELTKYNPEMLDKERLLVISKIDMLDEELKAELKTELDVAFKDIPYMFISSVAQQGLTELKDKLWSMLND encoded by the coding sequence ATGACAGAAGGTAACTTCGTTGATTACGTTAAAATATTTGTTTCTTCCGGTAAAGGAGGAAAAGGTTCTACGCACTTACATAGAGAAAAATTTATTGAAAAAGGTGGTCCAGATGGTGGTGATGGTGGTCGTGGTGGACACGTATATTTAGTGGGTAATAAAGGACTTTGGACTTTGTTTCACTTAAAATTTGCACGTCACGTCAAAGCCGGTCACGGTGGCGATGGAGGAGGAGACCGAAGCACAGGTGCTGATGGAGACGATAAATACATTGAAGTGCCTTTAGGAACTGTGGTTAAAGACAAAGAAACCGGCGAAGTGCTTTTTGAAATTACTGAGGACGGAGAAAAACGTATCTTGGCTCAAGGTGGTAAAGGAGGCTTAGGAAACTGGCACTTTAGAAGTTCTACGAATCAAACGCCACGTTACGCGCAACCGGGTTTGTTGGGTATAGAAATGGACGTAATTTTAGAATTGAAAGTTTTGGCTGATGTAGGATTGGTAGGTTTTCCAAATGCAGGAAAATCGACTTTGTTATCCGTTTTGACTTCGGCTAAGCCAAAAATTGCCGATTACCCATTTACTACTTTAAAACCTAATTTAGGAATTGTTGCCTACCGTGATTTTCAATCGTTTGTAATTGCTGATATTCCCGGTATCATAGAAGGTGCAGCAGAAGGAAAAGGTTTAGGACATTATTTCTTACGTCATATCGAAAGAAATTCTACCTTATTGTTTTTAGTGCCGGTGGATACACCCGACATTAAAGCCGAATACGATATTTTGGTCAACGAATTAACCAAATACAATCCAGAAATGCTCGACAAAGAACGATTGTTAGTCATTTCAAAAATTGATATGTTGGATGAAGAATTAAAGGCCGAATTGAAAACCGAATTAGATGTGGCATTTAAGGACATTCCTTATATGTTTATTTCTTCGGTGGCACAACAAGGTTTGACAGAATTAAAGGATAAATTGTGGTCGATGTTGAATGACTAA
- a CDS encoding tetratricopeptide repeat protein, with translation MNRLLFLLFLIPSMLWSQSNFEKAEQLLESGKTDQARVVFENIVKDNPSQVKAIERLGDIAGQNKSWDKALLYYKKAKQLQPTAAEYYYKYGGALGMKAKSVNKFKAIGMIDEIKSSFEKAVALDPKHKESRWALLMLYLELPGIIGGSETKAVAYSNELMRLSPLEGYLSKGYIDEYFGRNKKAELNYSKAFELGKSKVAFQKLYNLYAYKLKNLEKAQQLKEQFEK, from the coding sequence ATGAATCGATTATTATTTCTTTTATTTTTAATTCCAAGTATGCTTTGGTCTCAATCTAATTTTGAGAAAGCAGAGCAGCTTTTGGAATCAGGAAAAACAGATCAAGCACGGGTAGTGTTTGAAAATATAGTGAAAGATAATCCGTCTCAAGTCAAAGCAATAGAACGTTTGGGTGATATTGCAGGTCAAAATAAATCATGGGATAAGGCACTATTGTATTATAAAAAGGCCAAACAATTACAACCTACAGCAGCCGAATATTATTATAAATACGGCGGCGCTTTGGGTATGAAAGCCAAATCAGTAAATAAATTCAAGGCTATAGGAATGATTGACGAGATCAAATCGTCCTTTGAAAAGGCGGTTGCTTTAGATCCAAAACACAAAGAATCTCGTTGGGCCTTATTAATGTTATATTTGGAATTACCTGGAATTATTGGAGGAAGCGAAACAAAAGCAGTAGCGTATTCGAATGAACTAATGCGATTATCGCCTCTGGAAGGTTATTTATCAAAAGGATATATTGATGAATATTTTGGAAGAAATAAGAAAGCAGAGTTGAATTACTCCAAAGCATTTGAGTTAGGTAAATCAAAAGTGGCTTTTCAAAAATTATACAATTTGTATGCGTATAAATTAAAAAATTTAGAGAAAGCCCAACAGTTAAAAGAACAATTTGAAAAATAG
- a CDS encoding UDP-N-acetylmuramate--L-alanine ligase has protein sequence MRTHFIAIGGSAMHNLALALHNKGYQVTGSDDAIFEPSKSRLDKKGILPAEMGWFPEKITTDIEAVILGMHAKADNPELLKAQELGLKIYSYPEFLYEQSKNKTRVVIGGSHGKTTITSMILHVMHYHNIAVDYMVGAQLEGFDTMVHLTEENDFMVLEGDEYLSSPIDRRPKFHLYQPNIALISGIAWDHINVFPTYENYVEQFEIFIDKITNGGILVYNEDDAEVKRVSETATNPIRKLPYSTPAYSVNDGVTLLETPEGPMPIEVFGAHNLNNLAGAKWICQNMGVDEADFYEAIASFKGASKRLEKIAEGKGRVAYKDFAHSPSKVAATTKAVKEQYPNRTLVACLELHTYSSLNAEFLKEYEGALEYADEAVVFYSPDAVKIKQLEEVTYEQIAKAFNRKDLIIYTNPAEFKQYLFNRNLDNSALLLMSSGNYGGLNFDEVKQLIE, from the coding sequence ATGAGAACACATTTTATTGCTATTGGCGGAAGCGCTATGCACAATTTAGCCTTGGCGCTACACAACAAAGGATACCAAGTTACAGGAAGCGACGATGCTATTTTTGAACCTTCCAAATCACGATTAGATAAGAAAGGAATTCTGCCCGCTGAAATGGGTTGGTTTCCTGAAAAAATAACTACTGATATTGAGGCCGTCATTTTAGGAATGCACGCCAAAGCAGATAATCCCGAGTTATTGAAAGCACAAGAATTGGGTTTGAAAATTTATTCGTATCCAGAATTTTTGTACGAACAATCTAAAAACAAAACGCGAGTAGTTATTGGCGGTTCTCACGGAAAAACTACGATTACTTCGATGATTTTGCATGTCATGCATTACCATAATATTGCCGTAGATTATATGGTGGGAGCCCAACTGGAAGGATTTGATACCATGGTGCATTTGACCGAAGAAAATGATTTTATGGTGCTGGAAGGCGATGAATATTTGTCTTCACCCATTGATAGACGTCCTAAATTTCATTTGTACCAACCCAATATTGCTTTGATTTCAGGAATTGCTTGGGATCATATTAATGTATTTCCAACCTACGAAAATTATGTGGAGCAATTTGAAATTTTCATCGACAAAATTACGAATGGTGGCATTTTAGTCTACAATGAAGACGATGCTGAGGTGAAACGTGTATCAGAAACCGCTACAAATCCGATTCGTAAATTACCTTATAGTACGCCTGCTTATAGTGTAAATGACGGTGTAACACTTTTGGAAACTCCTGAAGGCCCTATGCCAATTGAAGTTTTTGGTGCACATAATTTGAATAATTTGGCTGGAGCCAAATGGATTTGTCAAAATATGGGCGTTGATGAAGCCGATTTCTACGAAGCCATTGCGAGTTTCAAAGGGGCATCAAAACGTTTGGAAAAAATTGCCGAAGGAAAAGGAAGAGTTGCTTATAAAGATTTTGCGCATTCGCCAAGTAAGGTAGCTGCGACAACTAAAGCCGTGAAGGAACAATATCCGAATCGTACTTTAGTTGCTTGTTTAGAGTTGCATACCTATAGTAGTTTGAATGCTGAATTTTTGAAAGAATACGAAGGAGCGTTGGAATATGCGGATGAAGCGGTTGTTTTTTATTCGCCAGATGCAGTAAAAATCAAACAATTGGAAGAGGTGACTTACGAGCAAATTGCCAAAGCCTTTAATCGAAAAGATTTAATTATTTATACTAATCCAGCCGAATTCAAACAGTATTTGTTCAATCGAAATTTAGATAATTCCGCTTTATTGTTGATGAGTTCTGGAAATTACGGCGGATTGAATTTTGACGAAGTCAAGCAGTTGATCGAATAA
- the radC gene encoding RadC family protein: MENAPFPISSWSEDDKPREKLMFKGKNALSDSELIAILIGSGSRNETAVDLSKRMLASINQNLNALGKLSLSQLMQFKGIGEAKAITIIAALELGRRRRVEETVEWVKITSSKVIFDVMQPIIGELPHEEFWIVYLNNSNKVISKTQLSKGGITGTVVDIRLVFKMALEFGATSIVLCHNHPSGSLKPSDADIQITQKLKRAGESLEIAILDHVIVTETSYFSFVDQGIL, translated from the coding sequence ATGGAAAACGCCCCCTTTCCCATTAGTAGTTGGTCCGAAGATGATAAACCTCGGGAGAAATTGATGTTTAAAGGTAAAAATGCCTTGAGTGATTCCGAATTGATAGCGATTTTAATTGGATCTGGAAGCAGGAATGAAACGGCAGTCGATTTAAGTAAACGAATGTTGGCCAGTATTAACCAAAATTTAAATGCCTTAGGCAAACTGAGTTTGTCGCAATTGATGCAATTTAAAGGAATTGGCGAAGCCAAAGCGATTACCATAATTGCCGCCCTTGAATTAGGAAGAAGACGCAGGGTAGAAGAGACAGTTGAATGGGTTAAAATTACTTCAAGCAAAGTAATTTTTGATGTGATGCAACCCATAATTGGTGAATTACCACATGAAGAATTTTGGATAGTGTATTTGAATAATTCCAATAAGGTGATTTCAAAAACACAATTAAGCAAAGGCGGTATTACTGGAACGGTAGTAGACATACGATTGGTTTTTAAAATGGCATTAGAATTTGGAGCGACTTCCATTGTATTGTGTCACAATCATCCGTCGGGGAGTTTAAAACCTAGCGATGCCGACATCCAAATTACACAAAAATTAAAACGAGCTGGAGAGAGTTTAGAAATAGCCATTTTGGATCATGTAATAGTAACTGAAACAAGTTATTTTAGTTTTGTTGACCAAGGAATTTTGTAA
- a CDS encoding YjjG family noncanonical pyrimidine nucleotidase: protein MKYKNIQHVFFDLDHTLWDFDKNSEMAFGTIFKQNHPEIAIADFIEKYAPINQACWKLYQYDKITHQELRYKRLKESFDALNYAISDQAIHQMAEDYITLLPDNNHLFDGAIEILEYLNSKYQLHIITNGFANVQYKKIANSKIDTYFKTITNSEMAGVKKPNPIIYQHALDLAKAQKEHSIMIGDCLEADVQGALDFGMEALFFNPNKEYKPENIIEINHLLDLKNYL from the coding sequence ATGAAATATAAAAATATACAGCACGTTTTTTTTGATTTAGATCATACCCTTTGGGATTTTGATAAAAATTCTGAAATGGCTTTTGGTACGATATTCAAACAAAATCATCCAGAAATTGCTATAGCCGATTTTATTGAAAAATACGCACCAATTAATCAGGCTTGTTGGAAGTTGTATCAGTACGATAAAATTACTCACCAGGAATTGCGTTATAAACGACTTAAAGAATCCTTTGATGCTCTGAATTATGCTATTTCAGATCAAGCTATTCATCAAATGGCAGAGGATTATATTACTTTATTGCCCGACAATAATCATTTGTTTGACGGTGCTATTGAAATTTTAGAGTATCTGAATAGCAAATACCAATTGCATATTATCACGAATGGATTTGCGAATGTTCAATATAAAAAAATAGCCAATTCAAAAATTGATACCTATTTTAAAACGATTACCAATTCTGAAATGGCAGGAGTGAAGAAGCCTAATCCCATCATATATCAGCATGCTTTAGATTTGGCAAAAGCCCAAAAAGAACACAGTATCATGATCGGTGATTGTTTGGAAGCCGATGTACAAGGGGCCTTGGATTTTGGAATGGAAGCCCTTTTTTTCAATCCTAATAAAGAGTATAAACCCGAAAATATTATTGAAATTAACCATTTATTAGATCTTAAAAACTATTTGTAA
- a CDS encoding replication-associated recombination protein A: MEAPLAERIRPQQLEDYISQQHLVGPNGSLTQQIAKGIIPSLIFWGPPGTGKTSLAQIISQESKRPFYTLSAINSGVKDIREVIEKAKQSGGLFTSKNPILFIDEIHRFSKSQQDSLLAAVEKGWITLIGATTENPSFEVIPALLSRCQVYTLNAFNKEDLEALLHRAMQMDAVLKEKNIQLNETEALLRLSGGDGRKLLNLFELVVNASNEDEILITNDRVLELVQQNTVLYDKTGEQHYDIVSAFIKSIRGSDPNGAVYWLARMIEGGEDVKFIARRMLILSSEDIGNANPTAFIMANNTFQAVATIGYPESRIILSQCAVYLATSPKSNASYQAIGKAQQIVKQTGDLSVPIHLRNAPTPLMKELGYGEDYKYSHDYANNFAEQEFLPDAITGTAIYEPGNNTRENSTREFLKNRWKDKYGY; the protein is encoded by the coding sequence ATGGAAGCTCCTTTAGCAGAACGCATTCGTCCACAACAACTAGAAGACTACATTAGTCAACAGCATCTTGTGGGACCAAATGGTTCACTAACGCAGCAAATTGCAAAAGGGATTATACCTTCATTGATCTTTTGGGGGCCTCCAGGTACAGGCAAAACCAGCTTAGCCCAAATTATTTCGCAAGAATCCAAACGTCCATTTTATACCTTAAGCGCCATTAATTCTGGCGTAAAAGACATTCGCGAAGTCATTGAAAAAGCCAAACAAAGTGGCGGACTATTTACGTCCAAAAATCCTATTTTGTTTATTGATGAGATTCATCGTTTTAGCAAATCACAGCAAGATTCCTTATTGGCTGCTGTAGAAAAAGGTTGGATTACTTTAATTGGAGCTACAACTGAAAACCCAAGTTTTGAGGTAATTCCAGCACTCCTATCCCGCTGTCAAGTGTATACCTTGAATGCCTTTAATAAAGAAGATTTAGAAGCATTATTACACAGAGCCATGCAAATGGATGCCGTTTTAAAAGAAAAGAACATCCAATTAAACGAAACAGAAGCGCTATTACGACTTTCTGGCGGAGACGGACGCAAACTATTAAATCTTTTTGAACTGGTTGTAAACGCCTCTAATGAGGACGAAATTTTAATTACCAACGATCGTGTACTTGAATTAGTACAGCAAAATACCGTTTTGTATGATAAGACTGGCGAACAACATTACGATATTGTTTCGGCCTTTATTAAATCCATTCGTGGAAGCGATCCTAATGGAGCGGTCTATTGGCTTGCCCGAATGATTGAAGGTGGAGAAGATGTGAAATTCATTGCAAGACGTATGCTGATTCTATCTAGCGAAGATATTGGCAATGCCAATCCAACCGCCTTTATTATGGCAAACAACACCTTCCAAGCGGTAGCCACTATTGGTTATCCTGAAAGCCGAATCATATTGAGTCAATGCGCTGTGTATTTAGCAACCTCCCCAAAAAGTAATGCGTCTTATCAAGCCATCGGGAAAGCACAACAAATCGTAAAACAAACCGGAGATCTTTCTGTTCCAATTCACTTGCGCAATGCACCTACTCCCTTAATGAAAGAGCTAGGTTATGGCGAAGACTACAAATATTCGCATGACTATGCCAATAATTTTGCCGAACAAGAATTCTTGCCCGATGCAATTACAGGAACTGCAATCTATGAACCTGGAAATAACACACGAGAAAATTCAACCAGAGAATTCCTGAAAAACAGATGGAAAGACAAATACGGTTACTAG
- the rlmB gene encoding 23S rRNA (guanosine(2251)-2'-O)-methyltransferase RlmB — MEKENIIFGIRAIIEAIQAGTAVDKVFIQKEIAGELMKDLMKVMKRANINFSYVPVEKLNRLTPNNHQGAVASISPIGFMELEHLVESTIESGKQPLFLILDQISDARNFGAIIRTAECTGVNGIIVQKAGSAPVNGDTVKTSAGAVFNVPICKVEHIKDAIFYLQGSGIKTVAATEKTEQNIYDIALNEPVAIIMGSEDRGINPSVLKIVDEKAKLPMFGTIGSLNVSVACGAFLYEAVRQRS; from the coding sequence ATGGAAAAAGAAAACATAATATTCGGAATACGCGCCATTATTGAGGCCATACAAGCAGGAACAGCAGTAGACAAAGTCTTTATTCAAAAAGAAATTGCTGGCGAACTGATGAAGGATTTAATGAAGGTGATGAAACGTGCCAATATTAATTTTTCCTATGTACCAGTAGAAAAACTAAACCGCTTAACACCTAACAACCACCAAGGAGCTGTGGCTAGCATCTCTCCTATTGGTTTTATGGAATTGGAACATTTAGTAGAATCGACTATAGAATCGGGGAAACAACCTTTATTCTTAATCCTAGATCAAATCTCTGACGCCCGTAATTTTGGGGCAATAATTAGAACTGCCGAATGCACCGGTGTTAATGGCATTATCGTACAAAAAGCAGGCTCTGCACCTGTGAATGGTGATACTGTAAAAACTTCTGCTGGAGCTGTATTCAATGTACCTATTTGTAAAGTAGAACATATTAAAGATGCTATCTTTTACCTTCAGGGTTCTGGTATCAAAACCGTAGCTGCTACAGAAAAAACAGAACAAAACATTTACGACATTGCTTTGAACGAACCGGTAGCCATCATCATGGGATCAGAAGATAGAGGAATCAATCCTTCTGTATTAAAAATCGTAGACGAAAAAGCAAAACTTCCTATGTTTGGGACAATCGGATCACTAAACGTATCTGTTGCTTGTGGTGCCTTTCTATACGAAGCAGTTAGACAAAGAAGTTAG
- a CDS encoding SusD/RagB family nutrient-binding outer membrane lipoprotein, with protein MKKLFKTVGFLILMISLVTFSSCETTNLELTENPNELPISASNPDLLLNGVQLKFANTIQYFGNSGAEVTRLKYMYGRDYQNAYSASFFNTEWEYSYRSIIKNIRLMNPIATEKGFKHHLAIGQVIEAYTIVTLVDYFGDIPYSEAFDGSNLNPKLDSGKDVYAAALVLLDKAIVNFNATATAEPTNDFYYGKSWSKWVKLANTIKMKIYLQTRLVDATAISKFNTLVSAGSFIGTGEDFEFNWGTANANPDSRHPEYVNNYTPSGVGSGYQANWLLNEMKNGKSVIDPRIRFYFYRQVSDTPVNEQDMTCSVQTAPAHYLAGGHTYCRIANNAGYWGRDHGNNEGTPNDAQKRTAAGLYPAGGRFDDSSFKAINGISFGAKGQGITPIILASTVDFWRAEAALSPGGTGDAKALMTAGITKSLAKVRGFIGRDKTADVTRVPALTADTSYLTSVGLNYDNATNKLDVVMTEFFITLYGNGIDAYNAYRRTGLPSRIQPNIEPTPGKFIRSFLYPASETGTNPNVKQKASVGQRVFWDNNPETGFPLGN; from the coding sequence ATGAAAAAATTATTTAAAACAGTAGGTTTTCTTATCCTAATGATAAGTTTAGTGACGTTTTCATCATGTGAAACGACCAACCTAGAATTAACGGAAAATCCGAATGAACTTCCAATATCAGCTTCAAATCCTGATTTATTATTAAATGGAGTTCAGTTAAAATTCGCTAACACAATCCAATACTTTGGAAACAGTGGTGCTGAAGTAACACGTTTGAAATATATGTATGGTAGAGATTACCAAAATGCATATAGTGCATCATTCTTTAATACTGAATGGGAATATTCTTACCGTTCAATTATTAAAAACATTCGTTTAATGAACCCTATTGCAACTGAAAAAGGTTTCAAACACCACCTTGCAATCGGTCAAGTAATTGAAGCGTATACTATTGTAACTTTAGTAGATTATTTTGGTGATATTCCTTACTCTGAAGCTTTTGACGGTTCTAATTTGAATCCAAAATTAGATTCTGGTAAAGATGTATATGCTGCTGCTCTTGTATTGTTAGACAAAGCTATTGTTAACTTTAACGCTACTGCTACTGCAGAACCAACTAACGATTTCTATTATGGAAAATCATGGTCAAAATGGGTTAAATTAGCGAATACTATCAAAATGAAGATTTATCTTCAAACTCGTTTAGTAGATGCTACTGCAATTTCTAAATTCAATACTTTAGTAAGTGCTGGTTCATTCATTGGAACTGGAGAAGATTTTGAATTCAACTGGGGTACAGCTAATGCCAATCCAGATTCAAGACATCCTGAGTATGTAAACAACTATACTCCATCTGGAGTAGGTTCAGGATACCAAGCTAACTGGTTATTAAACGAAATGAAAAATGGTAAATCTGTAATTGACCCACGTATTCGTTTCTATTTCTACAGACAAGTTAGTGATACTCCTGTTAACGAACAAGACATGACTTGTTCTGTACAAACAGCTCCTGCTCACTATTTAGCTGGAGGTCATACTTACTGTAGAATTGCAAATAATGCAGGATATTGGGGTAGAGACCACGGTAATAACGAAGGAACACCTAATGATGCTCAAAAAAGAACTGCTGCAGGATTGTATCCAGCTGGAGGTCGATTTGACGACAGTTCATTTAAAGCAATCAACGGAATCTCATTTGGAGCCAAAGGACAAGGTATTACACCAATCATCTTAGCTTCTACAGTTGATTTTTGGAGAGCCGAAGCGGCTTTATCTCCAGGCGGTACAGGAGATGCTAAAGCTTTAATGACAGCTGGTATCACTAAGTCATTAGCTAAAGTTAGAGGGTTTATTGGTAGAGATAAAACAGCTGATGTAACTAGAGTTCCTGCTTTAACTGCAGATACTTCTTACTTGACTTCAGTTGGATTGAACTACGATAATGCTACCAATAAATTAGATGTGGTAATGACTGAATTTTTCATTACACTTTATGGTAATGGTATCGATGCTTACAATGCGTATAGAAGAACTGGTTTACCAAGTAGAATTCAACCTAACATTGAGCCAACTCCAGGTAAATTCATCCGTTCTTTCTTATACCCTGCTTCAGAAACAGGTACAAATCCAAATGTTAAACAAAAAGCAAGTGTAGGACAACGTGTATTCTGGGATAATAATCCAGAAACTGGTTTCCCTCTTGGTAACTAA